In Pyricularia oryzae 70-15 chromosome 2, whole genome shotgun sequence, one genomic interval encodes:
- a CDS encoding sulfate transporter yields MSSPSRFSWRRANIDPAQANDISTTSNNNDSPTAGLISPPNGPGETRDRSLSFGSASYREPIRSFIHGSMRDRYTPVDSAQHARSVREDTAELASYLLSDQNNRRPPSFLNRPRSSSSRFSRDAPQVFSPAAVEDEALSPAKDTEIIEEISEPPSPEPVEEGEDFNGAGPSILANMLRRSPPEDNLKDLDRQPPGDLHIGAMSPGLRDYGSLHKKQDLHEQERENNMSETTPLLGVRPRQSIRLNGTSLTSDLESQKVADPPKSGFLHGLAGVRHSLESHVSAFFRVAREPKCWDKRAIWQAAVVDPVACLPAVIVGLLLNILDALSYGMILFPLGNPIFSNLGPAGISIFYVSTIVSQLTYSMGSIFKGSVGSEMIEVVPFFHSMASTITTSIGQDDPDAVIATTIVAYAVSSMMTGIVFFLMGYFKFGYIVGFIPRHILIGCIGGVGWFLVATGFEVSARIEGSLEYDLATLNKLINPETIPLWATPLALAVALVYLQKKIKSTYFLPCFILMIPIVFYIFVFSLDSLNPESLRESGWIFEGAASDEPWWYFYTLYKFHLVRWDVLAETIPAMLALTFFGILHVPINVPALAMSAGEDNVDLNHELKLHGYSNFLSGLTGSIQNYLVYANTVMFMRSGANSRLAGFELAALTFGVLLVGPRLIGIIPVMMVGCLIFVLGFELLSEALWHPRKKLKTLEYLTVVAIILIMGIYDFVIGIGCGILIAFVTLVFQTSQVSAVRAGWSGDVVGSTVRRNPSQQNYLKQVGSQIHVVKLSGYLFFGTIVGVEEKIREIIADETFRQRPIRFLVVDLHHVAGCDYSAGEAFGTLSRLLKKKNIEFILSGVDDDGALSHSLRTVGIGEEVATVLPDLNSALESCENELLKTLYARQEDASRNPPTPASANLDVPGQQHTDSASQGPLDMLASSPRRSHLWEAAMQAVNAGLTRQNKWAAFGEPLRLLLQIFSDLSDKNEDFWFRAVPFFAAKRYAAGDVLYRQGEPAEGFYLLESGIVRMEYDLPQGRLCESIVAGTTCGELPFFSDTCRTATAVVERDAVVWLIDREAWAKLQRKEPDVAQELLRMGLKITSERMNAMTSHVLTLAY; encoded by the exons ATGTCCTCCCCTTCTCGGTTTTCTTGGCGGAGGGCAAACATAGACCCAGCCCAAGCAAACGATATCTCGACGACAAGCAACAACAATGATAGTCCCACCGCGGGCTTGATATCTCCGCCCAACGGGCCTGGCGAGACGCGGGATCGGTCTCTCTCTTTTGGATCTGCTAGTTACCGGGAGCCCATACGCTCTTTTATACATGGAAGCATGCGTGACAGATACA CCCCCGTGGACAGCGCCCAGCATGCCCGAAGCGTCCGCGAAGACACGGCCGAATTAGCGTCATACCTGCTCTCAGACCAGAACAACCGCAGACCTCCGTCTTTCCTCAACCGGCCCAGATCCAGCTCGTCAAGATTCAGCCGTGACGCACCACAGGTTTTCAGCCCGGCCGCCGTGGAAGATGAGGCTCTAAGTCCTGCCAAGGACACCGAAATCATTGAGGAAATCTCAGAACCGCCGTCACCAGAGCCCGTGGAGGAAGGAGAGGATTTTAATGGTGCAGGGCCGTCGATATTGGCCAACATGCTGAGACGCTCTCCGCCGGAGGATAACCTGAAAGATCTTGACCGGCAACCGCCCGGCGATCTTCACATCGGTGCCATGTCGCCGGGCCTTCGGGATTATGGCAGCTTGCACAAGAAGCAAGACTTACACGAGCAGGAAAGGGAGAACAACATGTCCGAGACCACACCACTCCTGGGTGTACGGCCACGTCAAAGCATTCGCCTGAACGGAACTAGCCTAACCTCTGATCTGGAGAGCCAAAAGGTTGCCGATCCTCCCAAGAGTGGCTTCCTCCACGGCTTGGCAGGTGTCAGACACTCCCTTGAGAGCCACGTCTCTGCGTTTTTCAGAGTTGCCCGAGAGCCCAAGTGCTGGGATAAGCGAGCAATATGGCAGGCAGCGGTGGTTGATCCAGTTGCATGTCTCCCAGCAGTTATAGTTGGCCTGTTGCTCAACATTCTCGATGCGCTATCATATG GAATGATCTTGTTTCCTCTTGGGAACCCAATTTTCTCCAACCTTGGCCCTGCGGGCATATCAATATTCTACGTCAGCACGATTGTGTCTCAGTTGACTTACTCGATGGGCTCTATTTTCAAGGGCTCTGTTGGCTCGGAAATG ATCGAAGTTGTGCCATTCTTTCATTCCATGGCGTCTACCATCACAACCTCCATTGGCCAAGACGACCCCGATGCCGTCATTGCAACCACGATTGTGGCATATGCCGTCAGCTCCATGATGACAGGCATTGTATTCTTCCTCATGGGCTACTTCAAGTTTGGCTACATTGTTGGATTTATCCCCCGTCACATACTCATCGGCTGTATTGGCGGCGTCGGTTGGTTCCTGGTTGCTACTGGCTTCGAGGTCTCAGCACGCATCGAAGGCAGCTTGGAGTACGACCTTGCGACGCTGAACAAGCTCATAAATCCCGAAACCATTCCGCTCTGGGCCACACCTCTCGCTCTGGCCGTGGCTCTCGTCTATCTCCAGAAGAAGATCAAGTCGACTTATTTCCTGCCTTGTTTTATTTTGATGATACCCATTGTGTTCTATATTTTCGTCTTCTCACTCGACAGTCTGAACCCCGAGAGCCTCAGAGAATCAGGTTGGATCTTCGAGGGCGCAGCAAGCGACGAGCCGTGGTGGTACTTTTATACTTTGTACA AATTCCATCTGGTGCGATGGGATGTCCTGGCGGAGACGATCCCGGCCATGTTGGCCCTCACCTTCTTTGGTATCCTCCACGTCCCCATCAACGTTCCAGCACTTGCCATGTCGGCTGGGGAGGACAACGTGGACCTCAACCATGAGCTGAAGCTTCACGGCTACTCCAACTTTTTGTCGGGCCTTACGGGAAGCATACAGAACTATCTCGTCTATGCTAACACTGTCATGTTCATGCGATCTGGCGCGAACAGTCGTCTGGCTGGCTTTGAACTGGCGGCGCTTACATTTGGCGTGCTACTGGTCGGGCCGAGGCTGATTGGCATCATACCAGTCATGATGGTCGGCTGTCTTATCTTTGTGCTAGGCTTTGAGCTGCTGTCAGAGGCCCTCTGGCACCCCCGCAAGAAGCTTAAGACGCTGGAATACTTGACTGTCGTCGCCATCATCCTGATCATGGGAATCTACGATTTCGTGATCGGTATTGGCTGTGGCATATTAATAGCTTTCGTCACCTTGGTTTTCCAAACTTCACAGGTCTCGGCGGTTAGAGCAGGCTGGTCAGGCGACGTGGTCGGCTCGACGGTGCGGCGCAACCCGTCTCAGCAAAACTACCTGAAGCAAGTTGGCAGCCAGATCCATGTCGTCAAGCTGAGCGGCTACCTCTTTTTCGGCACCATCGTCGGCGTCGAGGAGAAGATAAGAGAGATCATCGCAGACGAGACATTCCGGCAGCGACCCATCAGGTTCCTCGTGGTGGACCTGCACCACGTCGCCGGATGCGACTATTCGGCGGGCGAGGCCTTTGGAACCCTCAGCCGGCTactcaagaagaagaacatcGAGTTCATCCTCAGCGGCGTGGACGATGATGGCGCGCTGAGCCACAGCCTGAGGACCGTCGGGATTGGCGAGGAGGTGGCAACAGTGCTGCCAGATCTCAACTCGGCGCTGGAGTCATGCGAAAACGAGCTTCTCAAGACCCTGTACGCAAGACAAGAAGACGCCTCAAGAAACCCGCCCACCCCGGCGTCGGCCAACCTCGACGTCCCCGGACAGCAGCACACCGATTCGGCGTCTCAAGGACCCCTCGATATGCTGGCGAGCTCCCCACGCCGCAGCCACCTGTGGGAGGCGGCGATGCAAGCTGTCAACGCCGGGCTGACCCGGCAGAACAAGTGGGCGGCGTTCGGCGAGCCGCTCCGCTTGCTCCTGCAGATATTCTCGGACCTGAGCGACAAGAACGAAGACTTTTGGTTCCGCGCGGTTCCCTTCTTCGCGGCCAAGCGGTACGCTGCCGGGGACGTTTTGTACCGGCAGGGCGAGCCGGCTGAGGGCTTCTACCTGCTCGAGAGCGGCATCGTGCGCATGGAGTACGACCTACCGCAGGGCCGGCTGTGCGAGAGCATCGTGGCCGGCACCACGTGCGGCGAGCTGCCCTTCTTCAGCGACACGTGCCGCACCGCTACGGCCGTCGTCGAGCGCGACGCCGTCGTCTGGCTCATTGACCGGGAGGCCTGGGCCAAGCTCCAGAGGAAAGAACCCGACGTCGCCCAGGAGCTGCTCAGGATGGGTCTCAAGATCACCAGCGAGCGCATGAACGCCATGACCTCGCACGTGCTGACTTTGGCGTACTAA
- a CDS encoding DNA replication complex GINS protein PSF1 yields the protein MYGDVGNKLVQHAKRTQNLTHLPPYQTELVRAATREVRDLNRDVTSLLEPFEGAFDPNEDKATACALLVNHLSMRRNKRCLLAYHRTRTDKLEELVWSGADVMELSAQGQQLRDGSGGGPGPADGPTGGLSPQEEDYVRQYSDLLAAYKGQWTDVDLTGSLEPPRDLFIDVRVLKDAGEIQTEYGAITLSKNSQFYVRQGDVERLIAQGYLQKLS from the exons ATGTACGGAGACGTGGGAAACAAACTG GTCCAGCACGCGAAACGGACGCAGAATCTCACCCATTTACCCCCATACCAGACCGAGCTAGTACGCGCCGCCACCCGCGAGGTGCGCGATTTGAACAGAGATGTAACGAGCCTGCTGGAGCCCttcgaaggcgccttcgacccGAACGAGGACAAGGCAACCGCTTGTGCCCTCCTGGTAAACCACCTATCAATGCGCCGAAACAAGCGCTGCCTGCTTGCATACCACCGCACGCGGACCGATAAGTTGGAGGAGCTTGTCTGGAGCGGTGCCGACGTGATGGAGCTGTCTGCGCAAGGGCAACAGTTGAGAGATGGGAGTGGCGGCGGCCCGGGACCTGCCGACGGGCCGACTGGCGGATTGAGTCCGCAGGAAGAGGACTATGTGCGACAGTACAGCGATTTGCTTGCGGCGTACAAGGGCCAGTGGACAGATGTTGATCTAACGGGAAGCCTGGAGCCACCGAGGGACCTCTTTATCGATGTCAGGGTGCTCAAGGATGCCGGTGAGATTCAAACAGAATATGG CGCTATTACTCTCAGCAAGAACAGCCAATTTTACGTTCGCCAGGGTGATGTGGAAAGGCTGATAGCCCAAGGCTACCTCCAAAAACTCAGCTAA
- a CDS encoding bifunctional purine biosynthesis protein ADE17: MASSQRIAIVSVYDKTGLLDLAKGLIKNNVRILASGGTSKMIRESGFPVEDISAITKAPEMLAGRVKTLHPAVHAGILARNLESDEKDLAEQSIDKVDYVVCNLYPFKDTVAKINVTVPEAVEEIDIGGVTLIRAAAKNHSRVTILSDPTDYAEFLKELDSGEIKESSRKLYALKAFEHTADYDAAIADFFRKQYASDGLQHLTLRYGANPHQKPAAAFAKEGKLPFKVLCGSPGYINLLDALNAWPLVKELKAALGLPAAASFKHVSPAGAAIGTPLSADEQKVYMVEGIEGIESSALAQAYARARGADRMSSFGDMIALSDVVDLPTAQIISKEVSDGVIAPGYDAAALEVLKKKKGGRYLVLQMDADYVPSPQELRTVYGVSLAQHRNDVEVSPASFSTVLVPKDGPALPESALRDLTVATIALKYTQSNSVCYAANGQVIGLGAGQQSRIHCTRLAGDKADNWWLRFHPRVLGIKWKKGTKRPDKSNAIDLLVSGELPKSGPERESFEALFDEVPAAFGEAEREEWLGKLTNVAISSDAFFPFTDNVYRAARSGVKYMAAPSGSQNDQPVFDTADKLGITFVEQSVRLFHH, from the exons ATGGCGTCTTCTCAGCGGATTGCCATCGTCTCCGTCTATGACAAGACAGGACTCTTGGATCTGGCTAAAGGCCTCATCAAGAACAATGTTCGCATTCTGGCGTCTGGAGGTACCTCCAAGATGATCAGGGAGTCCGGCTTCCCTGTGGA AGACATCTCAGCCATCACCAAGGCCCCCGAGATGCTGGCTGGCCGGGTCAAGACCCTCCACCCAGCCGTGCACGCCGGCATTCTGGCCCGCAACCTCGAGTCGGACGAGAAGGACCTTGCCGAGCAGAGCATCGACAAGGTCGACTACGTCGTCTGCAATCTGTACCCCTTCAAGGACACCGTCGCCAAGATCAACGTCACCGTCCCCGAGGCTGTCGAAGAGATCGACATTGGAGGCGTCACCTTGATCCGTGCCGCCGCCAAGAACCACTCGCGCGTCACCATCCTGAGCGACCCGACCGACTACGCCGAGTTCCTCAAGGAGCTGGACAGCGGCGAGATCAAGGAGTCGAGCCGCAAGCTGTACGCTCTCAAGGCCTTTGAGCACACGGCCGACTACgacgccgccatcgccgacTTCTTCCGCAAGCAGTACGCCTCGGACGGCCTGCAGCACCTCACCCTCCGCTACGGCGCCAACCCCCACCAgaagcccgccgccgccttcgCCAAGGAGGGCAAGCTGCCCTTCAAGGTCCTCTGCGGCAGCCCGGGTTACATCAACCTGCTCGACGCGCTCAACGCCTGGCCCCTGGTCaaggagctcaaggccgCCCTCGGtctccccgccgccgccagcttcAAGCACGTGTCgcccgccggcgccgccatCGGCACCCCGCTGTCTGCCGACGAGCAAAAGGTCTATATGGTCGAGGGCATCGAGGGTATTGAGTCGTCGGCCCTGGCCCAGGCCTACGCACGCGCCCGTGGCGCCGACCGCATGTCGTCGTTTGGTGACATGATCGCCCTCAGCGACGTCGTCGACCTGCCCACCGCCCAGATCATCTCCAAGGAGGTCTCTGACGGTGTCATCGCCCCTGGCTACGACGCTGCCGCGCTCGAGGTcctcaagaagaagaagggcggCCGCTACCTGGTGCTGCAGATGGACGCCGACTACGTCCCGAGCCCGCAGGAGCTGCGCACCGTCTACGGCGTGTCGCTTGCCCAGCACCGCAACGACGTCGAGGTGTCGCCCGCGTCGTTCAGCACCGTCTTGGTGCCCAAGGATGGCCCGGCCCTGCCCGAGTCTGCCCTGCGCGACCTGACCGTCGCCACCATCGCGCTCAAGTACACCCAGAGCAACTCGGTCTGCTACGCCGCCAACGGCCAGGTCAtcggcctcggcgccggCCAGCAGTCGCGCATCCACTGCACTCGCCTCGCCGGCGACAAGGCCGACAACTGGTGGCTGCGCTTCCACCCGCGTGTCCTTGGCATCAAGTGGAAGAAGGGCACCAAGAGGCCCGACAAGAGCAACGCCATCGACCTGCTCGTCAGCGGCGAGCTGCCCAAGTCCGGCCCCGAGAGGGAGTCGTTCGAGGCCCTGTTCGACGAGGTCCCTGCCGCCTTTGGCGAGGCCGAGCGCGAGGAGTGGCTCGGCAAGCTGACCAACGTTGCTATTTCCAGCGATGCATTC TTTCCCTTCACCGACAATGTGTACCGTGCGGCCCGTTCAGGAGTCAAGTACATGGC